The Pseudomonas eucalypticola genome has a window encoding:
- the ppx gene encoding exopolyphosphatase — MPQATAKNLSLIAAIDLGSNSFHMVVAKAHHTEIRILERLGEKVQLAAGIDEQRNLDEESMQRGLDCLKRFAQLINGLPLGAVRIVGTNALREARNRGDFIRRAEEILGHPVEVISGREEARLIYLGVSHTLADTPGKRLVADIGGGSTEFIIGQRFEPLLRESLQMGCVSFTQRYFKDGKITPARYAQAYTAARLEIMSIENALHRLSWDEAIGSSGTIRAIGLALKANGHGSGEVNAEGLTWLKRKLFKLGDVDKIDFDGIKPDRRSIFPAGLAILEAIFDALELQRMDHCEGALREGVLYDLLGRHHHEDVRERTLSSLMERYHVDLEQAARVERKALHAFDQVAADWGLEEGVWRELLSWAAKVHEVGLDIAHYHYHKHGAYLIEHSDLAGFSREDQQMLALLVRGHRRNIPKDKFAEFGEEGRQLIRLCVLLRFAILFHHIRGTQEMPAVKLYAGENSLDVEFPAGWLDENQLTQADFALEAEWLTRVNMTLTVR; from the coding sequence ATGCCGCAAGCCACCGCCAAGAACCTCTCCCTGATCGCCGCGATCGATCTGGGCTCGAACAGCTTTCATATGGTCGTGGCCAAGGCCCACCACACTGAAATCCGCATTCTCGAGCGCCTGGGGGAGAAGGTTCAGCTGGCTGCCGGCATCGACGAGCAGCGCAACCTCGACGAAGAGTCGATGCAGCGCGGCCTCGACTGCTTGAAACGCTTCGCCCAACTGATCAACGGCCTGCCCCTGGGCGCGGTACGTATCGTTGGCACCAACGCTCTGCGCGAAGCCCGCAACCGCGGCGACTTCATCCGCCGCGCCGAGGAAATCCTCGGCCACCCGGTGGAAGTCATTTCCGGCCGAGAAGAAGCCCGACTGATCTACCTGGGCGTCTCCCACACCCTGGCGGACACCCCCGGCAAGCGCCTGGTGGCCGACATCGGCGGCGGCAGTACCGAGTTCATCATCGGCCAGCGCTTCGAACCGCTGCTGCGCGAAAGCCTGCAGATGGGCTGCGTGAGCTTCACCCAGCGTTACTTCAAGGACGGCAAGATCACCCCGGCACGCTACGCCCAGGCCTACACCGCGGCGCGCCTGGAGATCATGAGCATCGAGAATGCCCTGCACCGCCTCAGCTGGGACGAGGCCATCGGCTCCTCGGGTACCATCCGCGCCATCGGCCTGGCCTTGAAAGCCAACGGCCACGGCAGCGGCGAGGTGAACGCCGAAGGCCTCACCTGGCTCAAGCGCAAGCTATTCAAGCTGGGCGACGTCGACAAGATCGACTTCGACGGCATCAAGCCGGACCGCCGCTCTATCTTCCCCGCGGGCCTGGCCATTCTGGAGGCGATCTTCGACGCCCTCGAACTGCAGCGCATGGACCACTGCGAAGGCGCCCTGCGTGAAGGCGTGCTGTACGACCTGCTGGGCCGCCACCACCATGAAGATGTGCGTGAACGCACCCTCAGCTCGCTGATGGAACGCTACCACGTGGACCTGGAGCAGGCTGCCCGCGTCGAGCGCAAGGCCCTGCACGCTTTTGACCAGGTCGCGGCAGACTGGGGGCTGGAAGAGGGGGTATGGCGTGAACTGCTGAGCTGGGCCGCCAAGGTGCACGAAGTGGGCCTGGACATTGCCCACTACCATTACCACAAGCACGGCGCCTACCTGATCGAGCACTCGGACCTGGCCGGCTTCTCCCGCGAAGACCAGCAAATGCTGGCCCTGCTGGTACGTGGCCACCGCCGTAACATTCCCAAGGACAAGTTTGCCGAATTCGGCGAAGAAGGGCGGCAACTGATCCGCCTGTGCGTGCTGCTGCGCTTTGCGATCCTGTTCCACCACATCCGCGGTACCCAGGAAATGCCGGCGGTGAAGCTCTACGCCGGGGAGAACAGCCTGGACGTGGAATTCCCTGCCGGCTGGCTGGACGAGAACCAGCTGACCCAGGCCGACTTCGCGCTGGAAGCGGAGTGGCTGACCCGGGTCAACATGACCCTTACCGTACGGTAA
- a CDS encoding amino acid ABC transporter ATP-binding protein — MPLLRVSALHKYYGDHHVLKGIDLSVEQGQVVAIIGRSGSGKSTLLRTLNGLESINDGVIEVDGEYLDAARADLRSLRQKVGMVFQQFNLFPHLSVGENVMLAPQVVQKVSRAKALGLAREMLERVGLADKFDAYPDRLSGGQQQRVAIARALAMSPKVLLCDEITSALDPELVNEVLSVVRQLAQDGMTLIMVTHEMRFAREVGDKLVFMHQGKVHEVGHPKQLFAEPQTPELAAFIGMQ, encoded by the coding sequence ATGCCTCTGCTTAGAGTGTCTGCCCTGCATAAATACTACGGCGACCACCATGTGCTCAAAGGCATCGACCTGAGTGTCGAGCAAGGCCAGGTGGTGGCGATCATTGGCCGCAGCGGCTCGGGCAAAAGCACCTTGCTGCGCACCCTCAACGGCCTCGAATCGATCAATGACGGGGTGATCGAAGTCGATGGCGAGTACCTGGACGCCGCCCGCGCCGATTTGCGCAGCCTGCGCCAGAAGGTCGGGATGGTGTTCCAGCAGTTCAACCTGTTCCCGCACCTGAGCGTGGGCGAGAACGTGATGCTCGCGCCCCAGGTGGTGCAGAAGGTATCGCGGGCCAAGGCCCTTGGCCTGGCACGCGAGATGCTGGAACGGGTGGGCCTGGCGGACAAGTTCGACGCCTACCCGGACCGCCTGTCCGGCGGCCAGCAGCAGCGCGTGGCCATCGCCCGGGCACTGGCCATGTCGCCCAAGGTGCTGCTCTGCGACGAGATTACCTCGGCACTGGACCCGGAACTGGTCAATGAGGTGCTCAGCGTGGTGCGCCAACTGGCCCAGGATGGCATGACGCTGATCATGGTCACCCATGAAATGCGCTTTGCCCGCGAGGTGGGCGACAAGCTGGTGTTCATGCACCAGGGCAAGGTGCATGAAGTGGGGCACCCTAAACAATTGTTCGCGGAACCGCAGACACCCGAATTGGCGGCTTTCATCGGTATGCAGTAG
- a CDS encoding amino acid ABC transporter permease yields the protein MMDFTFWDIVRNLLTGLQWTLALSLVAFIGGGLIGLLVMTLRIADKTLPRALARGYIELFQGTPLLMQLFLVFFGVALLGIDISPWAAAALALTLFTSAYLAEIWRGCVQSIAPGQWEASASLAMTPYEQLRHVILPQALRIAVAPTVGFSVQVVKGTAVTSIIGFTELTKTGGMLANATFEPFTVYGLVALGYFALCYPLSLSARYLERRLHASA from the coding sequence CTGATGGACTTCACGTTCTGGGATATCGTGCGCAACTTGCTCACCGGCCTGCAGTGGACCCTGGCACTGAGCCTGGTGGCCTTTATCGGCGGCGGGTTGATCGGCCTGCTGGTGATGACCTTGCGCATCGCTGACAAGACGCTGCCCCGCGCCTTGGCCCGTGGCTATATCGAATTGTTCCAGGGGACGCCGTTGCTGATGCAACTGTTCCTGGTGTTCTTCGGCGTGGCGCTGCTGGGCATCGACATCTCGCCCTGGGCGGCGGCGGCACTGGCGCTGACCCTGTTCACCAGCGCGTACCTGGCCGAGATCTGGCGCGGCTGCGTGCAGTCCATCGCCCCTGGCCAGTGGGAAGCCTCGGCCAGCCTGGCCATGACGCCCTACGAACAGCTGCGCCATGTCATCCTGCCCCAGGCCCTGCGCATTGCCGTGGCCCCCACGGTGGGCTTCTCGGTCCAGGTGGTGAAGGGCACCGCGGTGACTTCCATCATCGGCTTTACCGAACTGACCAAGACCGGCGGCATGCTTGCCAACGCCACTTTCGAACCCTTCACTGTCTACGGCCTGGTCGCCTTGGGCTATTTCGCCCTGTGCTACCCGCTGTCGCTCAGCGCCCGCTACCTGGAAAGGAGACTGCATGCCTCTGCTTAG
- a CDS encoding amino acid ABC transporter permease codes for MAYHFDFSPVFANTDLLLKGALFTLELTAIGTLLGVGLGVLGGVVRAWKIKPFAGIFGIYVELIRNTPFLVQLFFIFFGLPSLGVQISEWQAAVLAMVVNLGAYSTEIIRAGIQAVPRGQLEAAAALAMSRAEAFRHVVLVPALGKVWPALSSQIIIVMLGSAVCSQIATQELSFYANFIQSRNFRAFETYVLTTLIYLAMAMLIRALLNWAGRRYLARSR; via the coding sequence ATGGCCTATCACTTCGACTTCAGCCCGGTTTTCGCCAACACCGACCTGCTGCTCAAGGGTGCGCTGTTCACCCTGGAACTGACCGCCATCGGCACACTGCTGGGGGTCGGCCTGGGCGTGTTGGGTGGCGTGGTGCGCGCCTGGAAGATCAAGCCGTTCGCCGGGATCTTCGGCATCTACGTCGAATTGATCCGCAACACACCGTTCCTGGTACAGCTGTTCTTCATTTTCTTCGGTTTGCCGTCCCTGGGCGTGCAGATCAGCGAGTGGCAGGCGGCGGTGCTGGCCATGGTGGTGAACCTGGGCGCCTACAGCACGGAGATCATCCGTGCCGGCATCCAGGCTGTCCCGCGCGGGCAACTGGAAGCCGCCGCGGCCCTGGCCATGAGCCGGGCCGAGGCGTTCCGCCATGTAGTGCTGGTGCCGGCCCTGGGCAAGGTATGGCCGGCCCTGAGCAGCCAGATCATCATCGTGATGCTGGGCTCGGCAGTGTGCTCGCAGATAGCCACCCAGGAGCTGAGCTTCTACGCCAACTTCATCCAGTCGCGCAATTTCCGCGCCTTTGAAACCTACGTGCTGACCACCCTCATCTACCTGGCCATGGCCATGTTGATTCGCGCCCTGCTCAACTGGGCCGGGCGCCGCTACCTGGCAAGGAGCCGCTGA
- a CDS encoding transporter substrate-binding domain-containing protein: MIQRCTALLTALFASLMLCQAPAHADGLEDVVKRGTLKVAVPQDFPPFGSVGPDMKPRGLDIDTAQLIADRLKVKLELTPVNSTNRIPYLTTGKVDLVISSLGKNPDREKVIDFSNAYAPFYLAVFGPPDAPVATLDDLKGKTISVTRGAIEDIELTKVAPEGVTIKRFEDNNSTIAAYLAGQVDLIASGNVVMVAISERNPKRIPALKVKLKDSPVYVGLNKDEPQLLAKVNEIIAQARQDGSLEKNSQTWLKQPLPADL; encoded by the coding sequence ATGATCCAGCGCTGTACCGCCCTGCTCACCGCTCTGTTCGCCAGCCTGATGCTTTGCCAGGCCCCCGCCCACGCCGACGGCCTGGAGGACGTGGTCAAGCGCGGCACCCTGAAAGTCGCCGTGCCCCAGGACTTCCCGCCCTTCGGCTCGGTAGGCCCGGACATGAAACCCCGTGGCCTGGACATCGACACCGCACAGCTGATCGCCGACCGCCTGAAGGTCAAGCTGGAACTGACCCCGGTCAACAGCACCAACCGCATTCCCTACCTGACCACCGGCAAGGTGGACCTGGTGATCTCCAGCCTGGGTAAAAACCCCGACCGCGAGAAAGTCATCGACTTTTCCAACGCCTACGCCCCCTTCTACCTTGCGGTGTTCGGCCCTCCCGACGCCCCCGTCGCCACCCTCGATGACCTCAAGGGCAAGACCATCAGCGTTACCCGCGGCGCCATCGAAGACATCGAGCTGACCAAGGTGGCGCCCGAAGGCGTGACCATCAAGCGCTTCGAAGACAACAACTCCACCATCGCCGCCTACCTGGCCGGCCAGGTGGACCTTATCGCCAGCGGCAACGTGGTGATGGTGGCCATCAGCGAGCGCAACCCCAAGCGCATCCCGGCCCTGAAGGTCAAACTCAAGGACTCGCCGGTCTACGTGGGCCTGAACAAGGATGAGCCGCAGCTGCTGGCCAAGGTCAACGAGATCATCGCCCAGGCTCGCCAGGACGGCAGCCTGGAGAAGAACTCGCAGACCTGGCTCAAGCAGCCGCTGCCCGCCGACCTTTGA
- a CDS encoding FadR/GntR family transcriptional regulator — MTSLNQAVPDVAIQGIRQLIARQGYEAGAALPSQRDLAEQLGVSRASLREALSTLSALGVVSIQPGKGVFVQAGSPTAAGLAWPFAAQAAPADIFQLRYALEGFAAGLAAVRLTADELDALQDNVQAMRAELRGGDFEAAARLDFDFHRRIMVASGNQAMASILVASADIFLESQKLPFIRAERAMETWHEHRKILRALARHAASPATKAMQEHIRAAALRTAIAFVAP, encoded by the coding sequence ATGACTTCCCTCAACCAAGCAGTCCCCGACGTCGCTATCCAAGGCATTCGCCAGCTGATTGCCCGGCAAGGCTACGAGGCGGGTGCGGCGCTTCCTTCCCAGCGTGATCTGGCTGAGCAACTGGGGGTCAGCAGGGCTTCATTGCGCGAAGCACTGTCAACGCTGAGCGCACTGGGGGTGGTTAGTATTCAGCCGGGAAAAGGGGTTTTCGTGCAGGCCGGCAGTCCGACTGCCGCCGGGTTGGCGTGGCCATTCGCGGCCCAGGCGGCGCCCGCGGATATCTTTCAGTTGCGTTATGCACTGGAGGGGTTCGCCGCCGGGCTGGCTGCCGTTCGTCTGACCGCTGACGAACTCGATGCCCTGCAGGATAACGTCCAGGCCATGCGCGCCGAGTTGCGAGGCGGGGATTTCGAGGCGGCCGCGCGGCTGGATTTCGACTTCCACAGGCGCATCATGGTGGCCAGTGGCAATCAGGCCATGGCCAGCATCCTCGTCGCCAGCGCCGATATCTTCCTGGAGAGCCAGAAACTGCCATTCATCCGTGCCGAACGGGCCATGGAGACCTGGCATGAGCATCGCAAAATCCTCCGTGCCCTGGCGCGTCACGCCGCCTCACCCGCTACCAAAGCCATGCAGGAGCATATCCGCGCCGCAGCGCTGCGCACGGCCATCGCCTTCGTCGCTCCGTGA
- the trxA gene encoding thioredoxin TrxA: protein MSSDKIVHVTDATFEEQVLKAKGPVLVDYWAEWCGPCKMIAPVLDEIAGTYEGKVTIAKLNIDDNQETPAKHGVRGIPTLMLFKDGEVAATKVGALSKSQLAAFLDGSL from the coding sequence ATGAGCAGCGATAAAATCGTGCACGTCACTGATGCTACCTTCGAGGAACAAGTCCTCAAGGCCAAGGGCCCTGTCCTCGTTGACTACTGGGCTGAATGGTGTGGCCCATGCAAGATGATCGCGCCAGTACTGGATGAAATCGCGGGTACCTACGAAGGCAAGGTCACCATCGCCAAGCTGAACATCGACGACAACCAGGAAACCCCTGCCAAGCACGGCGTGCGCGGTATTCCTACGCTGATGCTGTTCAAGGACGGCGAAGTGGCAGCGACCAAGGTCGGCGCCCTGTCCAAGTCGCAATTGGCCGCTTTCCTGGATGGCAGCCTGTAA
- the rho gene encoding transcription termination factor Rho produces MNLTELKQKPITDLLEMAEQMGIENMARSRKQDVIFSLLKKHAKSGEEISGDGVLEILQDGFGFLRSADASYLAGPDDIYVSPSQIRRFNLRTGDTIVGKIRPPKEGERYFALLKVDTINFDRPENAKNKILFENLTPLFPTVRMKMEAGNGSTEDLTGRVIDLCAPIGKGQRGLIVAPPKAGKTIMLQNIASNITRNNPEVHLIVLLIDERPEEVTEMQRTVRGEVVASTFDEPPTRHVQVAEMVIEKAKRLVEHKKDVVILLDSITRLARAYNTVIPSSGKVLTGGVDAHALEKPKRFFGAARNIEEGGSLTIIATALVETGSKMDEVIYEEFKGTGNMELPLDRKIAEKRVFPAININRSGTRREELLTADDELQRMWILRKLLHPMDEVAAIEFLVDKLKQTKTNDEFFLSMKRK; encoded by the coding sequence ATGAACCTGACTGAACTCAAGCAAAAGCCGATTACCGATCTGCTCGAAATGGCCGAACAGATGGGCATAGAAAATATGGCCCGTTCGCGCAAGCAGGATGTGATTTTCTCCCTGTTGAAGAAACATGCCAAAAGCGGCGAGGAAATCTCCGGTGATGGCGTGCTGGAGATTCTCCAGGACGGCTTCGGCTTCCTGCGTTCGGCTGACGCTTCCTACCTGGCCGGCCCGGACGACATCTACGTCTCCCCAAGCCAGATCCGTCGCTTCAACCTGCGCACCGGCGACACCATCGTCGGCAAGATCCGCCCTCCAAAAGAAGGCGAGCGTTACTTCGCCCTGTTGAAAGTTGACACCATCAACTTCGACCGTCCGGAAAACGCCAAGAACAAGATTCTGTTCGAAAACCTGACGCCGCTGTTCCCCACCGTGCGCATGAAGATGGAAGCCGGCAACGGTTCCACCGAAGACCTCACCGGTCGTGTCATCGACCTGTGCGCGCCGATCGGCAAGGGCCAGCGTGGCCTGATCGTTGCTCCGCCGAAGGCGGGCAAGACCATCATGCTGCAGAACATCGCGTCGAACATCACCCGTAACAATCCTGAAGTTCACCTGATCGTGCTGCTGATCGACGAACGTCCGGAAGAAGTGACCGAAATGCAGCGCACCGTGCGCGGCGAAGTGGTTGCCTCCACCTTCGACGAGCCGCCAACCCGCCACGTGCAGGTTGCCGAAATGGTGATCGAGAAGGCCAAGCGCCTGGTCGAGCACAAGAAGGACGTGGTCATCCTGCTGGACTCCATCACCCGCCTGGCCCGTGCCTACAACACCGTGATCCCGAGCTCCGGCAAGGTATTGACCGGTGGTGTAGACGCCCACGCGCTGGAGAAGCCGAAGCGTTTCTTCGGTGCCGCGCGTAACATCGAGGAAGGTGGTTCGCTGACCATCATCGCCACTGCGCTGGTTGAAACCGGCTCGAAGATGGATGAAGTGATCTACGAAGAGTTCAAGGGTACCGGCAACATGGAACTGCCCCTGGACCGCAAGATCGCCGAGAAGCGCGTATTCCCGGCCATCAACATCAACCGTTCGGGTACCCGTCGCGAAGAGCTGCTGACTGCCGACGACGAACTGCAGCGCATGTGGATTCTGCGCAAGCTGCTGCACCCGATGGACGAAGTCGCCGCCATCGAGTTCCTGGTCGACAAGCTCAAGCAGACCAAGACCAACGACGAGTTCTTCCTGTCGATGAAACGCAAGTAA
- a CDS encoding acyltransferase family protein yields MAVLAYRRDIDGLRAVAVAIVVLFHFGIAGFSGGFVGVDIFFVISGFLITSILWRQHQAGQFSFLEFWTRRARRILPALFLVMVVCMVVGWFLLTPHDYSDLGRSVRYQAMFASNILFQRQDGYFDTASDLKPLLHTWSLAVEEQFYIVFPLLLGLLIRYLRRWRLYLLGLLLVSLALSVWAVRHDPSAAFFLLPMRAWELLAGALLAVTPIAASRQAPWVYQLASLAGLAMLVAATVLYDAHTPFPGVAALLPVVGTLALIWANGAHATWVGRVLSTRLMVGTGLISYSWYLWHWPVHVFASYAAVDGLSASQVAGLLVLSLVLAYASWRWFERPLRQGRVSASARQVLACALGLMVLVGVAGQALRQADGVPSRLSPQALRYAQAREWNAGQRDCLSDRKGQQPVCTLGPASPTSPALLVWGDSHAAGLGPALALAAKDHGTPVSLAARAGCIPVPGLEGKRACRDFNGKMLALAQAPAVHDVILAARWSLYLYGDGLGDTTYMLHNPQGRADRSYAEQQLATQLTALVARLREQHRRVWLVEEAPLQKQRAPYRLTRLAMLGRPVANEGLPLAEHRRRQAFISQLFGQLAAADSNVRIIDPAALFCGDGQTCRIEADGQSLYMDDNHYGDGATVYLQPMLAPLFEHAGAAMGNGPIQANSAE; encoded by the coding sequence ATGGCAGTATTAGCCTATCGTCGCGATATCGACGGGCTGCGAGCAGTGGCTGTAGCGATCGTCGTGCTGTTCCACTTCGGCATCGCCGGGTTCAGCGGCGGGTTCGTGGGTGTGGATATCTTCTTCGTGATCTCGGGCTTCCTGATCACCTCCATTCTCTGGCGCCAGCACCAGGCTGGCCAATTCAGCTTCCTGGAGTTCTGGACACGCCGGGCGCGGCGTATCTTGCCCGCGCTTTTCCTGGTGATGGTGGTGTGCATGGTGGTGGGCTGGTTCCTGCTCACCCCTCATGACTACAGTGACCTGGGGCGCTCAGTTCGCTACCAGGCGATGTTCGCGTCCAATATTCTGTTCCAGCGTCAGGACGGCTACTTCGACACGGCATCGGACCTCAAGCCGCTGCTGCATACCTGGTCGCTGGCGGTGGAAGAACAGTTCTATATCGTCTTCCCGCTGTTGCTCGGGCTGCTCATCCGTTACCTGCGGCGCTGGCGCCTTTACCTGCTCGGGTTGCTGCTGGTCTCCCTGGCCTTGAGCGTGTGGGCGGTGCGGCATGATCCCTCCGCGGCATTCTTCCTGCTGCCCATGCGCGCCTGGGAGCTGTTGGCCGGCGCGCTGCTGGCGGTCACGCCCATCGCTGCCAGCCGCCAGGCGCCCTGGGTGTACCAGTTGGCCAGCCTGGCGGGTTTGGCGATGCTGGTGGCCGCTACCGTGCTTTACGATGCCCACACCCCCTTTCCGGGCGTCGCGGCCCTGTTGCCGGTAGTCGGAACCCTGGCGCTGATCTGGGCCAATGGTGCGCACGCCACCTGGGTAGGCCGGGTACTGAGCACGCGGCTGATGGTGGGAACAGGGCTGATTTCCTATTCCTGGTACCTGTGGCATTGGCCCGTGCATGTATTTGCTTCGTATGCGGCCGTCGACGGTTTGAGCGCTTCCCAGGTGGCTGGCCTGCTGGTCTTGAGCCTGGTGCTTGCCTATGCCTCCTGGCGCTGGTTCGAGCGGCCGCTGCGTCAGGGGCGGGTTTCGGCCAGCGCCCGGCAAGTACTGGCTTGCGCATTGGGGTTGATGGTGTTGGTGGGTGTGGCTGGCCAGGCGCTGCGCCAGGCCGATGGCGTGCCGTCGCGCCTTTCCCCGCAGGCGCTGCGCTATGCCCAGGCACGGGAATGGAATGCCGGGCAGCGCGACTGCCTGTCTGACCGCAAGGGGCAACAGCCAGTGTGCACGCTCGGGCCCGCAAGCCCCACGTCACCGGCACTGCTGGTGTGGGGCGACAGCCACGCGGCGGGCTTGGGGCCTGCGTTGGCCCTGGCCGCCAAGGATCATGGCACCCCGGTGTCATTGGCCGCGCGCGCGGGCTGTATCCCCGTGCCGGGGCTGGAGGGCAAGCGAGCCTGCCGTGACTTCAATGGCAAAATGTTGGCCCTGGCCCAGGCGCCCGCCGTCCACGACGTAATACTGGCCGCCCGCTGGAGCCTGTACCTGTATGGTGACGGGCTAGGCGACACCACCTATATGCTGCACAACCCCCAAGGCCGCGCCGACCGCTCCTACGCCGAGCAACAGCTGGCTACCCAACTCACTGCACTGGTGGCCCGCCTGCGTGAACAGCACCGCAGGGTATGGCTGGTGGAGGAAGCGCCTTTGCAGAAGCAACGGGCGCCCTACCGCCTGACGCGCCTGGCCATGCTTGGCCGCCCGGTAGCCAATGAAGGGCTGCCACTGGCGGAGCATCGCCGCCGGCAGGCCTTCATCAGCCAGCTGTTCGGCCAACTGGCGGCGGCCGACAGCAACGTGCGAATCATCGACCCGGCGGCGCTGTTCTGCGGTGACGGCCAGACCTGCCGTATCGAAGCCGACGGCCAATCGCTGTACATGGATGACAACCATTACGGCGACGGTGCCACGGTTTACCTGCAGCCCATGCTCGCGCCACTGTTCGAGCACGCAGGCGCAGCCATGGGCAATGGGCCAATTCAGGCCAATTCGGCCGAATGA
- the ubiD gene encoding 4-hydroxy-3-polyprenylbenzoate decarboxylase, giving the protein MKFKDLRDFVQQLEQRGELKRIQVPISPVLEMTEVCDRTLRSKGPALLFEKPTGFDIPVLGNLFGTPGRVALGMGAEDVGELREIGKLLAFLKEPEPPKGLKDAWSKLPIFKKIIAMAPKLVKDAACQEVVIEGDDVDLGMLPVQTCWPGDVAPLITWGLTVTRGPNKERQNLGIYRQQVIGRNKVIMRWLSHRGGALDFREWCEKHPGQPFPVSVALGADPATILGAVTPVPDSLSEYAFAGLLRDNRTELVKCRGNDLQVPASAEIVLEGVIHPGEMADEGPYGDHTGYYNEVDQFPVFTVERITHRTKPIYHSTYTGRPPDEPAILGVALNEVFVPILQKQFPEITDFYLPPEGCSYRMAVVTMKKQYPGHAKRVMLGVWSFLRQFMYTKFVIVTDDDINARDWNDVIWAITTRMDPKRDTVMIDNTPIDYLDFASPVSGLGSKMGLDATNKWPGETNREWGRVIVKDDAVTRRIDELWNQLGID; this is encoded by the coding sequence ATGAAATTCAAGGATCTTCGGGATTTCGTGCAGCAGCTTGAGCAGCGCGGAGAGTTGAAACGCATTCAGGTGCCGATTTCTCCGGTGCTTGAAATGACGGAAGTCTGCGATCGAACCCTGCGCAGCAAGGGCCCGGCGCTGTTGTTCGAAAAACCCACCGGTTTCGATATTCCGGTGCTGGGCAACCTCTTCGGTACGCCGGGGCGTGTCGCCTTGGGCATGGGCGCCGAGGACGTCGGCGAGCTGCGCGAAATCGGCAAGTTGCTGGCGTTTCTCAAGGAGCCCGAACCGCCCAAGGGGCTCAAGGATGCCTGGTCGAAGCTGCCTATCTTCAAGAAGATCATTGCCATGGCCCCCAAGTTGGTCAAGGACGCGGCTTGCCAGGAAGTGGTCATCGAGGGTGACGACGTCGACCTCGGCATGCTGCCCGTGCAGACCTGCTGGCCAGGCGATGTGGCGCCGTTGATCACATGGGGCCTCACGGTGACGCGTGGCCCCAACAAAGAGCGTCAGAACCTGGGTATCTACCGGCAGCAGGTGATAGGCCGCAACAAGGTCATCATGCGCTGGCTGAGCCACCGCGGCGGTGCGCTGGACTTTCGCGAGTGGTGCGAAAAGCACCCGGGCCAGCCTTTCCCGGTATCCGTGGCTTTGGGCGCCGACCCGGCCACTATCCTGGGGGCGGTCACGCCGGTGCCCGATAGCCTTTCCGAATATGCCTTCGCTGGCCTGCTGCGTGACAACCGCACCGAACTGGTGAAGTGCCGTGGCAATGACCTGCAAGTGCCGGCCAGCGCGGAAATCGTCCTGGAAGGGGTGATTCACCCGGGTGAAATGGCCGATGAAGGCCCGTACGGCGACCATACCGGCTACTACAACGAAGTTGACCAGTTCCCGGTGTTCACCGTGGAGCGCATCACCCACCGTACCAAGCCGATCTATCACAGTACCTATACCGGCCGGCCACCGGATGAGCCCGCGATTCTGGGCGTGGCGCTGAATGAAGTGTTCGTGCCGATCCTGCAGAAGCAATTCCCGGAAATCACTGACTTCTATCTGCCGCCCGAAGGCTGTTCCTACCGCATGGCGGTGGTCACCATGAAGAAGCAGTACCCCGGCCATGCCAAGCGCGTCATGCTGGGTGTGTGGTCGTTCCTGCGCCAATTCATGTACACCAAGTTCGTTATCGTCACCGACGACGACATCAACGCCCGGGACTGGAACGATGTGATCTGGGCGATCACCACGCGTATGGACCCCAAGCGCGATACGGTGATGATCGACAACACGCCCATCGACTACCTCGACTTCGCGTCGCCGGTGTCGGGCCTGGGCTCGAAGATGGGCCTGGATGCCACCAACAAGTGGCCGGGCGAGACCAACCGCGAATGGGGCCGGGTCATCGTCAAGGACGATGCCGTGACTCGTCGCATCGATGAACTGTGGAACCAGCTAGGGATAGATTGA